A genomic stretch from Microtus pennsylvanicus isolate mMicPen1 chromosome 11, mMicPen1.hap1, whole genome shotgun sequence includes:
- the Gjc2 gene encoding gap junction gamma-2 protein: protein MTNMSWSFLTRLLEEIHNHSTFVGKVWLTVLVVFRIVLTAVGGESIYSDEQSKFTCNTRQPGCDNVCYDAFAPLSHVRFWVFQIVVISTPSVMYLGYAVHRLARASEQERRRALRRRPGPRRVPRAQLPPPPPGWPDATDLGEAEPMLALEDEEDEEPGVHEGPGEDTEEERAEDVAAKGGGGDSKTVVTPGPAGQHDGRRRIQREGLMRVYVAQLVVRAAFEVAFLVGQYLLYGFEVPPFFACSRQPCPHVVDCFVSRPTEKTVFLLVMYVVSCLCLLLNLCEMAHLGLGSAQDAVRGRRGTSAPGPGPVPRPPPCAFPSAAAGLACPPEYSLVVRAAERARAHDQNLANLALQALRDGAAVAADRDSPPCSGLNATSRGAPRAGGPASGTGSATSGGTVGEQGRPGAQEQLVTKPRAGSEKGSTGSRDGKATVWI from the coding sequence ATGACCAACATGAGCTGGAGCTTCCTGACGCGGCTGCTGGAGGAGATCCACAATCATTCCACCTTCGTGGGCAAAGTGTGGCTCACTGTGCTAGTGGTCTTCCGAATTGTGCTAACGGCTGTGGGTGGCGAGTCCATCTATTCGGATGAACAATCCAAGTTCACCTGCAACACGCGGCAGCCCGGCTGTGACAATGTTTGCTACGATGCCTTCGCGCCCCTCTCACATGTGCGCTTCTGGGTCTTCCAAATCGTGGTCATCTCCACCCCTTCTGTCATGTACCTGGGCTATGCAGTCCACCGCCTGGCGCGCGCCTCAGAGCAGGAGCGCAGACGCGCCCTCCGTCGTCGCCCCGGCCCTCGGCGCGTGCCCCGGGCTCAGCTGCCACCGCCGCCTCCTGGCTGGCCGGATGCCACCGATCTGGGCGAGGCGGAGCCCATGCTGGCGCtggaggacgaggaggacgaggagCCGGGGGTGCACGAGGGCCCGGGGGAAGACACGGAGGAGGAGCGCGCAGAGGATGTGGCTGCCAAGGGGGGTGGAGGTGATAGCAAAACTGTGGTCACTCCCGGACCGGCCGGGCAGCACGATGGGCGAAGGCGCATCCAGAGGGAGGGCTTGATGCGCGTGTACGTGGCCCAGCTGGTGGTAAGGGCGGCCTTCGAGGTGGCTTTTCTGGTGGGCCAGTACCTGCTGTACGGCTTCGAGGTGCCGCCCTTCTTTGCCTGCAGCCGCCAGCCTTGCCCGCACGTGGTGGACTGTTTCGTGTCGCGGCCAACCGAGAAGACGGTCTTCCTGCTCGTCATGTATGTGGTTAGCTGCCTATGCCTGTTGCTCAACCTCTGTGAGATGGCGCACCTGGGCCTCGGCAGTGCGCAGGACGCTGTACGCGGTCGTCGGGGAACCTCAGCACCGGGTCCTGGCCCGGTGCCGCGCCCGCCTCCCTGCGCTTTCCCGTCTGCGGCTGCCGGCCTGGCTTGCCCTCCCGAATACAGTCTAGTGGTGCGCGCGGCTGAGCGGGCGCGCGCGCACGACCAGAATTTGGCTAATCTGGCCCTGCAGGCACTGCGCGATGGGGCGGCGGTGGCCGCTGATCGGGACAGCCCTCCATGTTCAGGGCTCAATGCAACCTCTCGGGGGGCACCCAGGGCGGGTGGCCCAGCTTCCGGAACCGGTAGTGCCACGTCGGGGGGCACCGTTGGGGAGCAGGGCCGACCCGGGGCTCAGGAACAACTGGTCACTAAGCCTAGGGCGGGCTCTGAGAAGGGCAGTACAGGCAGCAGGGATGGCAAGGCCACTGTGTGGATCTGA